The following proteins are encoded in a genomic region of Fusarium keratoplasticum isolate Fu6.1 chromosome 9, whole genome shotgun sequence:
- a CDS encoding Ubiquitinyl hydrolase 1, translated as MASNRRELPHHIRPLADRRTLPQTHDVHSPNDMVMDTDDYISVANEPENVAIINPDNLEHGEADQLQDLPMANDLLGDAILSKLPTLTVIMALDEAMKELCLPPLIDEPKILGDYNHTWTVENWRTLSKKEHGPVFQAGGFPWRILLFPHGNNIDQCSIYLEHGFEADSVPENWSCCVQFALVLWNPNDPSLYVHHAAHHRFTKDEGDWGFTRFVEHRRMFNVPWEGGSRPLCENDTANITAYLRLVDDETGVLWHNFINYDSKKETGYVGLKNQGATCYLNSLLQSLYFTNKFRKAIYGIPTENDPSMHNSTYTLQRLFYQLQTSDQAVGTNELTKSFGWDTRHIFEQQDVQEFSRKLMERMEEKMKGTEAENVLPGMFSGKIKTYISCINVDYESSRIEDFWDIQLNVSGNKNLLESFQDYIQVEKMDGENQYFAGDEHKLQDANKGVIFTSFPDVLHLQLKRFEYDIQRDMMMKINDRYEFPETFDAAPYLSEDADKSVPWTYQLHSVLVHSGDLNAGHYYAFLKPAQDGWFYKYDDDKVTKATLREVMEENFGGEYRTANGYPRAPLQKKVPIMRQNSAYMLVYIRQSRIDDILCPVTKDDIPLHLKQKFEEETAQREARKKEQREAHLYIWAKVITDKSFQQFSGTDLCQFDANPDVDPAAPSYYRVLKAMTMEEFVGQVAADMGEDPRRVRLWLMVNRQNKTIRPDQPIMDLRPTVDETCSRSAAHRDSSLRVWAEVAEEVNADGEAIWPSYQSQPNGVIMKNEVILLLLKHFDIETQSLRGVGHVYISKEKKVEELVPLIMKKMGWGDKLPADEKLSLWEEIKPTMIEPLKPKQSLKVAELQDGDIICFQRSTERKASLEKRSGDKPMQETVNTSEHFEDAREYYDFLEHKRTVKFHPHPTRCDQAQYPPFELVLNSKITYDTLSERVGAHLAVQPTHIRFWTVNASTQNPKTPVRRGANPTLRQILNPMGSTALNSTQRNDAFYFEVLEMSLAELDTKKSIKVIWLSEGITKEDQYDLLVPKTGTVDDVVEALIKKAQLPSEAEAGRIRVYETSSNRFYREPLREHPVMNLNEYAQIYAERVPQEEANADENHFIQVFHFQNDVSRVHGVPFKFLVIEDEKFADTKKRLEKRTGIKGKSFEKIKIAVVRRSNYSKPQYLSDDDVLSSFIQGEDDYLGFDHVDRTRTLRNGVGDLFLR; from the exons ATGGCCTCAAATCGTCGCGAGCTGCCGCATCACATCAGGCCCTTAGCTGACCGTCGCACTCTCCCGCAGACTCACGATGTCCATTCCCCGAACGACATGGTCATGGACACGGACGATTACATCAGCGTCGCCAACGAGCCCGAGaacgtcgccatcatcaaccccgACAACCTCGAGCATGGCGAAGCCGATCAGCTGCAAGATCTCCCCATGGCCAACGACC TTTTAGGCGATGCCATTCTTTCCAAGCTCCCCACGCTAACCGTCATCATGGCTTTAGACGAGGCGATGAAGGAGCTCTGCCTCCCCCCGTTGATCGATGAACCCAAGATCCTCGGAGACTACAACCATACCTGGACCGTCGAGAACTGGCGCACTCTGAGCAAGAAGGAGCATGGGCCTGTTTTCCAGGCTGGCGGCTTCCCATG GCGCATTTTGCTCTTCCCACATGGAAACAATATAGATCAGTGCTCCATCTACCTTGAGCATGGCTTCGAAGCCGATAGCGTCCCCGAGAATTGGAGCTGCTGTGTGCAGTTCGCACTTGTGCTATGGAACCCGAACGACCCAAGCCTATACGTCCACCATGCTGCCCACCACCGGttcaccaaggatgagggCGACTGGGGCTTCACCCGCTTCGTCGAGCATCGGCGTATGTTTAATGTACCATGGGAGGGTGGTAGTCGACCGCTCTGCGAAAACGACACGGCCAACATCACCGCCTACCTTCGCCTAGTCGACGATGAGACGGGTGTGCTGTGGCACAACTTTATCAACTATGACTCGAAGAAGGAGACGGGCTACGTTGGACTCAAGAACCAGGGCGCCACCTGCTACCTCAACTCGTTATTGCAGTCTCTGTACTTTACAAACAAGTTTCGAAAG GCTATCTACGGAATCCCCACCGAGAATGACCCGAGCATGCACAACAGCACTTATACCCTACAACGACTATTTTACCAACTACAGACCTCTGACCAGGCGGTGGGAACCAACGAGCTCACAAAATCATTCGGCTGGGACACCCGACACATCTTCGAGCAACAGGATGTCCAAGAATTCTCTCGCAAACTCATGGAGAGaatggaggagaagatgaagggaaCCGAAGCTGAGAATGTCTTGCCTGGGATGTTCAGCGGCAAGATCAAGACGTACATTTCGTGCATCAACGTCGACTACGAATCCAGCCGTATCGAGGACTTCTGGGACATTCAGCTGAACGTCAGCGGCAACAAGAACCTTCTCGAGAGCTTCCAGGACTATATTCAAGTGGAGAAAATGGATGGCGAGAACCAGTACTTTGCCGGTGACGAGCACAAGCTTCAGGATGCCAACAAGGGTGTCATTTTCACTAGCTTCCCCGATGTCCTGCACCTGCAACTGAAGCGGTTTGAATATGACATTCAGCgcgacatgatgatgaagatcaACGACCGATACGAATTCCCTGAAACGTTCGACGCCGCGCCGTATTTGTCCGAGGATGCTGACAAGTCTGTCCCGTGGACGTATCAGCTTCACAGTGTCCTGGTTCACAGTGGTGACCTTAACGCGGGCCACTACTATGCCTTCCTGAAGCCCGCGCAGGATGGCTGGTTTTACAAGTACGATGACGACAAGGTGACCAAGGCCACGCTGCgggaggtgatggaggagaactTTGGCGGCGAGTATCGAACGGCCAACGGCTATCCACGCGCCCCCCTGCAGAAGAAGGTCCCGATCATGCGCCAAAACAGCGCGTACATGTTGGTGTACATCCGCCAGTCGCGCATAGACGATATCCTCTGTCCAGTCACCAAGGACGACATCCCGCTTCACCTCA AACAAAAATTTGAGGAGGAAACGGCCCAACGTGAGGCCAGAAAGAAGGAGCAAAGAGAGGCGCATCTGTACATATGGGCCAAGGTGATCACCGACAAGTCTTTCCAACAATTTAGCGGAACCGATCTATGCCAATTCGATGCGAATCCCGACGTGGACCCAGCTGCACCAAGCTACTACCGGGTTCTCAAAGCAATGACCATGGAGGAATTCGTTGGACAAGTTGCAGCAGACATGGGCGAAGATCCACGCAGGGTGCGGTTGTGGCTCATGGTGAATCGGCAAAACAAGACAATCCGCCCCGACCAGCCGATCATGGACCTACGACCTACGGTAGACGAAACCTGCTCTCGATCAGCCGCTCACCGGGATTCAAGTCTCCGTGTGTGGGCTGAAGTTGCTGAGGAAGTCAATGCGGATGGTGAGGCAATCTGGCCTTCGTACCAGAGCCAGCCAAACGGCGTGATTATGAAGAACGAGGTCATCTTGCTTCTCTTGAAGCACTTCGATATCGAGACTCAATCTCTAAGGGGTGTTGGCCACGTTTACAtctccaaggagaagaaggtagAGGAGCTTGTCCCCCTGatcatgaagaagatgggttGGGGAGACAAGCTACCAGCCGACGAGAAACTTTCCCTCTGGGAG GAAATTAAACCGACCATGATCGAGCCTTTGAAGCCTAAGCAGTCTTTGAAGGTTGCAGAACTGCAGGACGGAGACATCATTTGCTTCCAGCGAAGCACAGAGCGCAAGGCCAGTCTAGAAAAGCGCTCTGGCGACAAGCCTATGCAAGAAAC GGTCAACACATCAGAGCACTTTGAGGATGCGCGCGAGTATTACGATTTCCTTGAGCATAAGCGAACTGTCAAGTTCCATCCTCACCCTACCCGGTGTGACCAGGCTCAATACCCTCCTTTCGAGCTGGTGCTCAACTCTAAGATTACATACGACACGCTCTCGGAACGGGTTGGAGCTCATCTGGCTGTGCAACCTACTCACATTCGATTCTGGACTGTGAACGCATCAACCCAGAATCCCAAGACACCCGTGAGACGAGGAGCAAACCCAACACTGCGACAGATTCTAAACCCGATGGGCTCCACGGCACTCAACTCAACCCAACGGAACGACGCATTCTACTTTGAAGTGCTTGAGATGAGTCTCGCTGAGCTGGACACCAAGAAAAGCATCAAGGTGATCTGGCTGagcgagggcatcaccaaggag GATCAATACGATCTCCTTGTCCCCAAGACGGGTACAGTCGACGACGTGGTCGAGGCATTGATCAAGAAGGCGCAGCTTCCGAgcgaggctgaagctggTAGAATACGGGTGTACGAGACCAGCTCGAACCGATTTTACCGAGAGCCGCTCCGCGAGCATCCTGTCATGAACCTTAACGAGTATGCACAGATCTATGCTGAACGTGTTCCTCAAGAGGAGGCGAACGCCGATGAGAACCACTTCATCCAGGTTTTCCACTTCCAGAACGACGTCAGCCGAGTTCATGGTGTGCCTTTCAAGTTCTTGGTCATTGAG GACGAGAAGTTCGCCGACACAAAGAAGCGGTTGGAGAAGCGAACTGGAATCAAGGGCAAGAGCTttgagaagatcaagatcGCGGTGGTGCGACGATCTAACTACTCGAAACCACAATATCTCAGCGATG ACGACGTATTATCATCCTTTATCCAAGGGGAGGATGACTACCTCGGGTTCGACCATGTAGACAGGACAAGGACGCTGAGGAACGGCGTTGGGGACCTGTTTCTTCGATAA